A region of Anopheles merus strain MAF chromosome 2R, AmerM5.1, whole genome shotgun sequence DNA encodes the following proteins:
- the LOC121589322 gene encoding probable fatty acid-binding protein yields MAVWEGKKYKMEKSEGFDDYMKALGVGMVLRKLGNSISPTVELVKNGDEYTFNTLSTFKNTTIKFKLGEEFDEETVDGRMVKSVCTFDGNKLIHEQKGEKPTTIVREFTATDLTATMTAGNAKCVRYYKAV; encoded by the exons ATGGCCGTCTGGGAAGGAAAGAAGTACAAGATGGAGAAGTCGGAGGGATTCGATGACTACATGAAGGCTCTCG GTGTCGGCATGGTGCTTCGCAAGCTTGGCAACAGCATCTCGCCCACGGTGGAGCTCGTGAAGAACGGTGACGAGTACACGTTCAACACGCTGTCCACCTTCAAGAACACGACGATCAAGTTCAAGCTGGGCGAGGAGTTCGATGAGGAAACCGTCGATGGACGTATGGTCAAGTCGGTCTGCACCTTCGATGGCAACAAGCTGATCCACGAGCAGAAGGGCGAGAAGCCGACCACGATCGTGCGCGAGTTCACTGCCACCGATCTGACCGCCACCATGACTGCCGGCAACGCCAAGTGCGTCCGCTACTACAAGGCCGTCTAA